In Streptomyces sp. SN-593, a single genomic region encodes these proteins:
- a CDS encoding maleylpyruvate isomerase family mycothiol-dependent enzyme, whose translation MTVHRKIQPYIDAWTHSIESINELVSTLPEGEWNRPTECPYWSVRDVVSHVIGFECEILGDPRPIHSLPSDLRHITSDRARYTEVPVDIRRHHTAPEMTSELEYTIIRRSRQLRNESREPDADVRAIGGGETTLEELLWSRVFDVWVHEQDLRRALDKPGNLASAAAVLSREFVLRALPKVVAHDAGAKPGSAVVFDVHGPLEFMRTVRVSPEGRGTIDSAVSLGPAVTFVADWETFLRLLTGRVKAAAVPEGRLKIEGDEELAQAILANLAVTE comes from the coding sequence GTGACCGTCCACCGCAAGATCCAGCCGTACATCGACGCCTGGACCCACTCCATAGAGTCCATCAACGAACTGGTCTCGACGCTCCCGGAAGGCGAGTGGAACCGGCCCACCGAGTGCCCCTACTGGTCCGTGCGCGACGTGGTCTCGCACGTCATCGGCTTCGAGTGCGAGATCCTCGGCGACCCGCGGCCGATCCACAGCCTGCCCAGCGACCTGCGGCACATCACCAGCGACCGCGCCCGCTACACCGAGGTCCCGGTCGACATCCGCCGCCACCACACCGCGCCCGAGATGACCTCCGAACTGGAGTACACCATCATCCGGCGCTCCCGTCAGCTCCGGAACGAGTCGCGCGAGCCCGACGCCGACGTGCGCGCGATCGGCGGCGGCGAGACCACCCTCGAAGAACTCCTCTGGTCACGGGTGTTCGACGTGTGGGTGCACGAACAGGACCTGCGCCGGGCCCTGGACAAGCCCGGCAACCTCGCGTCGGCGGCGGCGGTGCTGTCCCGCGAGTTCGTGCTGCGGGCGCTGCCGAAGGTGGTCGCGCACGACGCGGGCGCCAAGCCGGGCTCGGCGGTCGTCTTCGACGTGCACGGACCGCTGGAGTTCATGCGCACCGTGCGGGTCAGCCCCGAGGGGCGCGGCACCATCGACTCGGCGGTCTCGCTCGGCCCCGCGGTCACCTTCGTGGCCGACTGGGAGACCTTCCTGCGGTTGCTCACCGGCCGGGTCAAGGCGGCGGCGGTGCCCGAGGGCCGGCTGAAGATCGAGGGCGACGAGGAGTTGGCCCAGGCGATCCTGGCGAACCTCGCGGTCACCGAGTAG
- a CDS encoding carbon-nitrogen family hydrolase, translating into MRATLLQIDVDPAEEPAARRLRVAALVREQAGADLVVLPELWPVGAFAADRFPVEAERLEDGPTAEAMSAAARDAGVWLHAGSIVERDPEGPLYNTSLVFGPDGGLRAAYRKIHRFGFDRGEAVVMAAGEEVVTVRHPEAAIGLATCYDLRFPELFRLLVDAGAELLVLPAGWPARRLAHWRVLVQARAVESQAYVLACGTAGTHAGVAQAGHSMIVDPWGEVLCEAGPDEQVLTADLAPSSVASTRADFPVLRDRVLGLDRPKGPSRP; encoded by the coding sequence ATGCGCGCAACGCTTCTCCAGATCGACGTGGACCCGGCCGAGGAGCCGGCCGCGCGCCGGCTCCGGGTGGCGGCGCTGGTCCGGGAGCAGGCCGGTGCCGATCTGGTCGTGCTGCCCGAACTGTGGCCCGTCGGCGCCTTCGCCGCCGACCGGTTCCCGGTGGAGGCGGAGCGGCTGGAGGACGGTCCCACCGCCGAGGCGATGTCCGCGGCCGCGCGCGACGCCGGGGTCTGGCTGCACGCGGGCTCGATCGTCGAGCGCGACCCGGAGGGGCCGCTCTACAACACCTCGCTCGTCTTCGGCCCGGACGGCGGGCTGCGCGCCGCCTACCGCAAGATCCACCGGTTCGGGTTCGACCGCGGCGAGGCGGTGGTGATGGCGGCGGGCGAGGAGGTCGTCACCGTACGTCACCCGGAGGCGGCGATCGGCCTGGCGACCTGCTACGACCTGCGCTTCCCCGAGCTCTTCCGGCTGCTCGTGGACGCGGGCGCCGAACTCCTCGTCCTGCCGGCCGGATGGCCGGCCCGGCGGCTCGCCCACTGGCGGGTGCTGGTCCAGGCCCGGGCGGTGGAGTCCCAGGCGTACGTCCTCGCGTGCGGCACCGCCGGGACGCACGCGGGGGTGGCGCAGGCCGGCCACAGCATGATCGTGGACCCCTGGGGCGAGGTCCTGTGCGAGGCCGGCCCGGACGAGCAGGTCCTCACGGCCGACCTCGCCCCGTCGTCGGTGGCCTCCACCCGCGCGGACTTCCCCGTCCTGCGCGACCGTGTCCTCGGCCTCGACCGCCCGAAGGGCCCCTCCCGCCCGTAG
- a CDS encoding LURP-one-related/scramblase family protein, whose amino-acid sequence MKYVVREKMFAIGDDYWVEDEHGRRAFYVDGKVLRIRDTLEIQDADGNEVAVIHQKLLSLRDAMTIERGGETLVTVRKKRLALVREVFRAELASGEELEIRGDLIDKEYDIEYDGDRLARISRRWFSLRDAYAIDVERDDADAGMLLAIAVCVDHIIAKEHDSR is encoded by the coding sequence ATGAAATACGTGGTGCGGGAGAAGATGTTCGCGATCGGCGACGACTACTGGGTGGAGGACGAGCACGGGCGGCGCGCCTTCTACGTCGACGGGAAGGTGCTGCGGATCAGGGACACCCTGGAGATCCAGGACGCCGACGGCAACGAGGTGGCGGTCATCCACCAGAAGCTGCTCAGCCTGCGCGACGCGATGACCATCGAGCGCGGCGGCGAGACGCTGGTCACCGTCAGGAAGAAGCGGCTCGCCCTGGTGCGCGAGGTCTTCCGCGCGGAGCTGGCCTCCGGCGAGGAGCTGGAGATCCGCGGCGACCTCATCGACAAGGAGTACGACATCGAGTACGACGGGGACCGGCTCGCCCGCATCTCCCGCCGCTGGTTCTCGCTGCGCGACGCCTACGCCATCGACGTCGAGCGGGACGACGCCGACGCCGGCATGCTGCTGGCGATCGCGGTGTGCGTGGACCACATCATCGCCAAGGAGCACGACTCCCGCTGA
- a CDS encoding NHL domain-containing thioredoxin family protein: protein MTARARVRAPELVGKGGWLNTGDRRPTLADLRGSIVILDFWTFCCVNCLHVLDELRELEERHRDTVVIVGVHSPKFVHEAEHRAVADAVERYGVHHPVLDDPELATWRQYAVRAWPTLVVIDPEGYVVAQHAGEGHAHALEKLVNRLEQEHAAKGTLRRGDGPYVPPEPVSTDLRFPGKVLALPGSGHYLVSDSTRHALVELAADGETVVRRIGTGERGLADGDPGTARFSEPQGLALLPDGTIVVADTVNHALRRLDPDTGRVTTVAGTGRQWWQGSRTSGPALEVDLSSPWDVAWFDDRVWIAMAGVHQLWTYDPATDRVEVAAGTTNEGLVDGHAGDAWFAQPSGLSADDGKLWIADSETSALRWAERAADGDGYVIRTAVGTGLFDFGHRDGPAGQALLQHPLGVTALPDHSVAVSDTYNNALRRYDPVSGEVTTLATDLREPSDAAVVEGDVVVVESAAHRLTRIRLPEEAARVEGAAHRTQRAATDVSPGPLRLDVVFSAPPGQKLDERYGPATRLLVEATPPELLKAGTGKGTDLFRDLELDPAVPEGVLHISAMAASCDDDAENPYPACHVHQQDWGVPVRLTASGDARLVLVLAGMDDGPAEAAL, encoded by the coding sequence ATGACTGCACGTGCACGCGTCCGGGCGCCCGAGCTGGTTGGCAAGGGCGGCTGGCTGAACACAGGTGACCGCCGACCCACCCTCGCCGACCTGCGCGGATCGATCGTGATCCTCGACTTCTGGACGTTCTGCTGTGTCAACTGCCTGCACGTCCTGGACGAGCTGCGCGAGCTGGAGGAGCGCCACCGCGACACCGTGGTGATCGTGGGCGTGCACTCGCCGAAGTTCGTGCACGAGGCCGAGCACCGCGCGGTGGCCGACGCGGTGGAGCGGTACGGCGTGCACCACCCGGTGCTCGACGACCCGGAGCTGGCCACCTGGCGGCAGTACGCGGTCCGCGCCTGGCCGACCCTGGTCGTGATCGACCCCGAGGGCTACGTGGTCGCGCAGCACGCCGGGGAGGGGCACGCGCACGCGCTGGAGAAGCTGGTGAACCGGCTGGAGCAGGAGCACGCCGCCAAGGGCACGCTGCGCCGCGGCGACGGCCCGTACGTGCCGCCGGAGCCGGTCTCGACGGACCTGCGCTTCCCCGGGAAGGTGCTCGCGCTGCCCGGCAGCGGCCACTACCTGGTGTCGGACTCCACCCGGCACGCGCTGGTGGAGCTGGCGGCCGACGGCGAGACGGTGGTGCGCCGGATCGGCACCGGCGAGCGCGGGCTGGCCGACGGCGACCCGGGGACGGCCAGGTTCAGCGAGCCGCAGGGCCTGGCGCTGCTGCCGGACGGCACCATCGTGGTCGCCGACACCGTGAACCACGCGCTGCGCCGGCTCGACCCGGACACCGGCCGGGTCACCACGGTCGCGGGCACCGGCCGCCAGTGGTGGCAGGGCTCGCGCACCTCGGGGCCGGCCCTGGAGGTGGACCTCTCCTCGCCGTGGGACGTCGCCTGGTTCGACGACCGGGTGTGGATCGCGATGGCCGGCGTGCACCAGCTGTGGACGTACGACCCGGCCACCGACCGGGTGGAGGTCGCGGCCGGCACCACCAACGAGGGACTGGTCGACGGGCACGCGGGCGACGCCTGGTTCGCCCAGCCGTCGGGGTTGTCGGCGGACGACGGCAAGCTGTGGATCGCCGACTCCGAGACCTCCGCGCTGCGCTGGGCGGAGCGGGCGGCCGACGGCGACGGGTACGTCATCCGCACCGCGGTCGGCACCGGGCTCTTCGACTTCGGGCACCGGGACGGCCCGGCCGGGCAGGCGCTGCTCCAGCACCCGCTGGGCGTCACCGCGCTGCCGGACCACTCGGTCGCGGTGAGCGACACGTACAACAACGCGCTGCGCCGGTACGACCCGGTCAGCGGCGAGGTGACGACGCTGGCGACCGACCTGCGCGAGCCGTCGGACGCGGCCGTGGTCGAGGGCGACGTGGTGGTGGTGGAGTCGGCCGCGCACCGGCTGACCCGGATCAGGCTGCCGGAGGAGGCGGCCCGGGTGGAGGGGGCCGCGCACCGCACGCAGCGCGCCGCGACCGACGTGTCGCCGGGCCCGCTGCGGCTGGACGTGGTCTTCAGCGCGCCGCCCGGCCAGAAGCTCGACGAGCGCTACGGCCCGGCCACCCGGCTGCTGGTCGAGGCGACCCCGCCGGAGCTGTTGAAGGCGGGCACCGGCAAGGGGACGGACCTGTTTCGCGACCTGGAGCTGGACCCGGCGGTGCCGGAGGGGGTGCTGCACATCTCGGCGATGGCGGCGTCCTGCGACGACGACGCGGAGAACCCGTACCCGGCCTGCCACGTCCACCAGCAGGACTGGGGTGTCCCGGTCCGGCTGACCGCCTCCGGCGACGCCAGGCTGGTCCTGGTGCTGGCCGGCATGGACGACGGCCCGGCGGAGGCGGCCCTCTGA
- a CDS encoding DUF6458 family protein — MGIGGCIVLIAVGAIVTFATDWHMKGVNVDLVGLIMMAVGIIGLAAYVSIFKRRRIPPTADGDVPPVVEERYYPSERRY; from the coding sequence GTGGGCATCGGAGGCTGCATAGTCCTCATCGCCGTCGGCGCGATCGTCACGTTCGCGACCGACTGGCACATGAAGGGCGTCAACGTCGACCTGGTCGGCCTGATCATGATGGCCGTGGGCATCATCGGACTGGCCGCCTACGTCAGCATCTTCAAGCGCCGGCGCATCCCTCCGACGGCGGACGGCGACGTGCCGCCGGTCGTGGAGGAGCGCTACTACCCCTCGGAGCGGCGCTACTGA
- a CDS encoding TetR/AcrR family transcriptional regulator: MKETSAAASAASRPTRARNRRGEGGRLRDDIVGAATELLDETGDERAITLRSVARRVGIAAPSIYPHFPDQPAIMLAVVQGEFAALSDALRACAEAAGDAPRDRLTAICEGYLRYAREHPGRYRTMFGGLWMPTLGDSSVTEADLAGLGTDTLHLLIGALGDCVAAGQSTSTDPEGDAIALWLGLHGLAHQRAVTRVHPWPADTGDRMIAALAHLTAG, translated from the coding sequence GTGAAAGAGACCAGCGCGGCCGCGTCCGCCGCATCGAGGCCGACCCGCGCGCGCAACCGCCGGGGCGAGGGGGGCCGGCTGCGCGACGACATCGTCGGCGCCGCGACGGAACTGCTCGACGAGACGGGCGACGAGCGCGCCATCACGCTGCGGTCGGTCGCCCGCCGGGTCGGGATCGCCGCCCCCTCGATCTACCCGCACTTCCCCGACCAGCCGGCCATCATGCTGGCCGTCGTCCAGGGGGAGTTCGCCGCGCTGTCCGACGCGCTGCGCGCCTGCGCGGAAGCGGCCGGCGACGCCCCCCGCGACCGGCTGACCGCGATCTGCGAGGGGTACCTGCGCTACGCCCGCGAGCACCCCGGGCGCTACCGCACCATGTTCGGCGGCCTGTGGATGCCGACCCTGGGCGACAGCTCCGTGACCGAGGCGGACCTGGCCGGCCTCGGCACCGACACCCTGCACCTGCTCATCGGCGCCCTCGGCGACTGCGTCGCGGCCGGCCAGTCCACCAGCACCGACCCGGAAGGCGACGCGATCGCGCTCTGGCTGGGCCTGCACGGGCTGGCGCACCAGCGTGCCGTCACCCGCGTGCACCCCTGGCCGGCGGACACCGGTGACCGGATGATCGCCGCGCTCGCCCACCTGACCGCCGGCTGA
- a CDS encoding medium chain dehydrogenase/reductase family protein: protein MTSTATIRATEVVLPGAVEPSGLQVTTRDLPAPTAGEVVLRMDATGVSFAEQQMRRGKYYDQPPFPFVPGYDVVGTVAAVGSGVDPALVGRRFAAVTKVGSWASHRLVEAADLVPVPDGVDAAAAETVVVNGITAWQMLHRTAGVRTGGTIVVLGANGGVGSTLVQLARHAGISVIGTASPRHHAAVRELGATPVDYRDPEMYARIRALAPDGVDAVFDHVGGPGLARSWELLRKGGTLVSYGTAATKDEEGSSQLPVLKLFAQLAAWNALPNGRGAHFYNFWAGRRRKAAFRQRLAQDLTQVLRLLAEGVLTPQIAARIPLAEASAALELAESRTVAGKVILVP, encoded by the coding sequence ATGACCAGCACCGCCACCATCCGCGCCACGGAGGTCGTCCTGCCCGGCGCGGTCGAGCCGAGCGGGCTCCAGGTCACGACCCGCGACCTGCCGGCGCCGACCGCGGGCGAGGTCGTCCTGCGGATGGACGCGACCGGCGTCTCCTTCGCGGAGCAGCAGATGCGCCGCGGGAAGTACTACGACCAGCCGCCGTTCCCCTTCGTGCCCGGCTACGACGTGGTCGGCACGGTCGCCGCCGTCGGGAGCGGGGTGGACCCGGCCCTGGTCGGGCGCCGGTTCGCCGCGGTCACCAAGGTCGGTAGCTGGGCCAGCCACCGGCTGGTCGAGGCCGCCGACCTGGTGCCCGTCCCGGACGGCGTGGACGCCGCCGCCGCGGAGACGGTCGTCGTCAACGGGATCACCGCCTGGCAGATGCTGCACCGCACGGCCGGGGTCCGCACCGGCGGGACGATCGTGGTCCTGGGCGCCAACGGAGGGGTCGGCTCCACGCTGGTGCAGCTCGCCCGGCACGCCGGGATCAGCGTGATCGGCACCGCCTCCCCGCGCCACCACGCCGCCGTGCGCGAGCTGGGCGCGACCCCGGTCGACTACCGCGACCCGGAGATGTACGCGCGCATCCGCGCACTCGCGCCCGACGGCGTGGACGCCGTCTTCGACCACGTCGGCGGCCCCGGCCTGGCGCGGTCGTGGGAGCTGCTGCGCAAGGGCGGCACCCTGGTCTCCTACGGCACCGCGGCCACCAAGGACGAGGAGGGCAGCTCGCAGCTCCCCGTGCTGAAGCTCTTCGCGCAGCTCGCGGCGTGGAACGCGCTGCCCAACGGCCGGGGCGCCCACTTCTACAACTTCTGGGCCGGCCGCCGCCGCAAGGCCGCCTTCCGGCAGCGGCTCGCCCAGGACCTCACGCAGGTGCTGCGCCTGCTGGCGGAGGGCGTGCTGACCCCGCAGATCGCCGCGCGGATCCCGCTCGCCGAGGCGTCCGCGGCGCTGGAGCTGGCGGAGTCCCGTACGGTCGCGGGCAAGGTCATCCTCGTCCCGTGA
- a CDS encoding M18 family aminopeptidase, giving the protein MTSQQRPAFDRGHTEDLAAFVRSAPTPYHAAASVAERLDAAGFRRVDENERWTQAAGGAGGRYVVRGGAVIAWYVPEGAAPHTPFRVVGAHTDSPNLRVKPQPDLDAQGWRQVAVEIYGGPLLNSWLDRDLGIAGRLSLRDGSTRLVNVDRPLLRVPQLAIHLDRSANDSLSLDRQRHLQPVWGLGEATEGDLVAFVAHEAGVEEAEVTGWDLMAHDVQPPSFLGRDRELFASPRLDNLLSVHAGLAALLAAADAPGPAYVPVLAAFDHEESGSQSDTGAGGPLLGRVFERSVLARGGDQEDVLRALAATVCASSDVGHAVHPNYAERHDPSHHPRANGGPILKTNVNQRYATDGVGRAVFAAACERAGVPMQHFVSNNTIPCGTTIGPITAARYGITTVDIGVPLLSMHSARELAGADDPHLLASALAAFLAG; this is encoded by the coding sequence ATGACCTCTCAGCAGCGTCCCGCGTTCGACCGCGGGCACACCGAGGACCTGGCCGCGTTCGTACGGTCCGCGCCCACCCCGTACCACGCGGCAGCGTCCGTGGCCGAGCGGCTGGACGCGGCGGGCTTCCGCCGGGTCGACGAGAACGAGCGGTGGACGCAGGCCGCGGGCGGCGCCGGCGGGCGGTACGTGGTGCGCGGCGGCGCCGTCATCGCCTGGTACGTCCCCGAGGGCGCCGCGCCGCACACCCCGTTCCGGGTGGTCGGCGCGCACACCGACTCGCCGAACCTGCGGGTCAAGCCGCAGCCCGACCTCGACGCGCAGGGCTGGCGCCAGGTCGCCGTCGAGATCTACGGCGGCCCGCTGCTCAACAGCTGGCTCGACCGCGACCTCGGCATCGCCGGGCGGCTCTCGCTGCGCGACGGCTCCACCCGCCTGGTGAACGTGGACCGGCCGCTGCTGCGGGTCCCCCAGCTCGCCATCCACCTCGACCGCTCCGCGAACGACTCGCTGTCCCTGGACCGGCAGCGCCACCTCCAGCCCGTGTGGGGCCTGGGCGAGGCGACCGAGGGCGACCTGGTCGCGTTCGTCGCCCACGAGGCCGGCGTGGAGGAGGCCGAGGTCACCGGGTGGGACCTGATGGCCCACGACGTCCAGCCGCCGTCCTTCCTCGGCCGCGACCGAGAGCTGTTCGCCTCCCCCCGGCTGGACAACCTGCTGTCCGTGCACGCCGGCCTGGCCGCGCTGCTCGCGGCCGCGGACGCGCCCGGCCCGGCGTACGTGCCGGTGCTGGCCGCCTTCGACCACGAGGAGAGCGGCAGCCAGTCCGACACCGGCGCCGGCGGTCCGCTGCTGGGCCGGGTCTTCGAGCGGTCGGTGCTGGCGCGGGGCGGTGACCAGGAGGACGTGCTGCGCGCGCTGGCCGCGACGGTCTGCGCGTCCTCCGACGTCGGGCACGCGGTGCACCCCAACTACGCCGAGCGGCACGACCCGAGCCACCACCCGCGGGCCAACGGCGGGCCCATCCTCAAGACCAACGTCAACCAGCGCTACGCCACCGACGGGGTGGGCCGGGCGGTCTTCGCCGCCGCGTGCGAGCGGGCCGGGGTGCCGATGCAGCACTTCGTCTCCAACAACACGATCCCGTGCGGCACCACGATCGGCCCGATCACCGCCGCGCGGTACGGCATCACCACCGTGGACATCGGCGTGCCGCTGCTGTCCATGCACTCCGCGCGCGAACTCGCCGGCGCCGACGACCCCCACCTGCTGGCCTCGGCGCTGGCGGCGTTCCTGGCGGGCTGA
- a CDS encoding acyl-CoA dehydrogenase — translation MGHYKSNLRDIEFNLFEVLGRDQVYGTGPFAEVDVDTAKDILGELARLAEHDLADSFTDTDRNPPVFDPKTSTAPLPDSFKKSYAAFMDAEYWRLGLPEEIGGTTAPRSLIWSLAELVLGSNPAVWMYSCGPAFARILFEEGTEEQQKIAAVAVEKQWGATMVLTEPDAGSDVGAGRSKAVRQEDGSWHIEGVKRFITSGEHDLSDNILHYVLARPEGAGPGTKGLSLFVVPKYEFDPATGELGERNGVYATNVEHKMGLKASNTCELTFGDKHPAKGWLIGDRHDGIRQMFRIIEFARMMVGTKAIATLSTGYLNALEYAKERVQGPDLAKFTDKSAPKVTITHHPDVRRSLMTQKAYAEGMRALVLYTATVQDAIQAAEARGEDAKQLHGLNDLLLPIVKGYGSERSYEQLAQSLQTFGGSGYLQEYPIEQYIRDAKIDTLYEGTTAIQGQDFFFRKIVRDQGQSLTALSEEIKKFLAEAPGGEELAAARDQLARSAADLEAIVGAMLTDLAATEQDVRSIYKVGLNSTRLLLASGDVVTGYLLLRGAAVAAEKLPAASGRDTAFYSGKVAAAKFFAATVLPEVATARALAEAVTLDVMDLPEEAF, via the coding sequence ATGGGCCACTACAAGTCGAACCTCCGCGACATCGAGTTCAACCTCTTCGAGGTCCTGGGCCGCGACCAGGTCTACGGCACCGGTCCGTTCGCGGAGGTGGACGTCGACACCGCGAAGGACATCCTGGGCGAGCTCGCCCGCCTCGCGGAGCACGACCTCGCCGACTCGTTCACCGACACCGACCGCAACCCCCCGGTCTTCGACCCGAAGACCAGCACCGCGCCACTGCCCGACTCGTTCAAGAAGAGCTACGCGGCCTTCATGGACGCGGAGTACTGGCGGCTCGGCCTGCCCGAGGAGATCGGCGGCACCACCGCCCCGCGCTCCCTGATCTGGTCGCTCGCGGAGCTGGTGCTCGGCTCCAACCCGGCCGTGTGGATGTACTCCTGCGGCCCCGCCTTCGCCCGCATCCTCTTCGAGGAGGGCACCGAGGAGCAGCAGAAGATCGCGGCCGTCGCGGTCGAGAAGCAGTGGGGCGCCACGATGGTCCTCACCGAGCCCGACGCGGGGTCCGACGTGGGCGCCGGCCGCAGCAAGGCCGTCCGGCAGGAGGACGGTAGCTGGCACATCGAGGGCGTCAAGCGCTTCATCACCTCGGGCGAGCACGACCTGTCCGACAACATCCTGCACTACGTCCTGGCCCGCCCCGAGGGCGCCGGCCCCGGCACCAAGGGCCTGTCGCTCTTCGTCGTGCCGAAGTACGAGTTCGACCCCGCCACCGGCGAACTCGGCGAGCGCAACGGCGTGTACGCCACGAACGTCGAGCACAAGATGGGTCTGAAGGCGTCCAACACCTGCGAGCTGACCTTTGGCGACAAGCACCCCGCCAAGGGCTGGCTGATCGGCGACCGGCACGACGGCATCCGGCAGATGTTCCGGATCATCGAGTTCGCCCGCATGATGGTCGGCACCAAGGCGATCGCCACCCTGTCCACCGGCTACCTCAACGCGCTGGAGTACGCGAAGGAGCGGGTGCAGGGTCCGGACCTGGCCAAGTTCACCGACAAGTCCGCGCCCAAGGTCACCATCACCCACCACCCCGACGTACGCCGCTCGCTGATGACGCAGAAGGCGTACGCGGAGGGCATGCGCGCCCTGGTGCTGTACACCGCGACCGTCCAGGACGCGATCCAGGCCGCCGAGGCCCGCGGCGAGGACGCCAAGCAGTTGCACGGCCTCAACGACCTGCTGCTGCCGATCGTCAAGGGATACGGCTCCGAGCGGTCCTACGAGCAGCTCGCCCAGTCCCTCCAGACCTTCGGCGGCTCCGGGTACCTCCAGGAGTACCCGATCGAGCAGTACATCCGGGACGCCAAGATCGACACCCTCTACGAGGGCACCACCGCGATCCAGGGCCAGGACTTCTTCTTCCGGAAGATCGTCCGCGACCAGGGCCAGTCGCTCACCGCGCTCAGCGAGGAGATCAAGAAGTTCCTCGCCGAGGCGCCGGGCGGCGAGGAGCTGGCCGCCGCGCGCGACCAGCTCGCCAGGTCCGCGGCCGACCTGGAGGCGATCGTCGGCGCCATGCTCACCGACCTCGCGGCCACCGAGCAGGACGTCCGCTCGATCTACAAGGTCGGGCTCAACTCCACCCGGCTGCTGCTCGCCTCCGGCGACGTCGTCACCGGCTACCTGCTGCTGCGCGGCGCCGCGGTGGCCGCGGAGAAGCTGCCCGCGGCGAGCGGCAGGGACACGGCGTTCTACTCCGGCAAGGTCGCGGCGGCGAAGTTCTTCGCGGCCACCGTCCTGCCGGAGGTCGCCACCGCGCGGGCCCTGGCCGAGGCGGTCACGCTGGACGTCATGGACCTGCCGGAAGAGGCGTTCTGA
- a CDS encoding SseB family protein: MYGYEQSVNGGPGGQMGGGPMGPPMGPPMGGSPMGGGPMGGAGYPDPSPAYPEPSPPSLADAVRAFTTGAMMAEDFQAIFATSKVYCPRGDNPGFLALHDTQQPVIPMFTSLKELRRYAGKESKYFVITGAEVLDLLPTGYGFVLDIDGQHRMVFDAKAVEQMVDFTMRRMYG, translated from the coding sequence GTGTACGGCTACGAGCAGAGCGTGAATGGCGGGCCGGGCGGCCAGATGGGCGGCGGCCCGATGGGCCCGCCGATGGGCCCGCCCATGGGCGGCTCCCCGATGGGCGGCGGTCCGATGGGCGGTGCCGGCTACCCGGACCCGTCCCCCGCCTACCCCGAGCCGTCGCCGCCGTCGCTCGCCGACGCGGTCCGCGCCTTCACGACCGGGGCGATGATGGCCGAGGACTTCCAGGCGATCTTCGCCACGTCCAAGGTGTACTGCCCGCGCGGCGACAACCCCGGGTTCCTGGCGCTGCACGACACCCAGCAGCCGGTCATCCCGATGTTCACCTCGCTCAAGGAGCTGCGGCGGTACGCGGGCAAGGAGTCGAAGTACTTCGTGATCACCGGCGCCGAGGTGCTCGACCTGCTCCCCACCGGCTACGGCTTCGTGCTCGACATCGACGGCCAGCACCGCATGGTGTTCGACGCGAAGGCGGTCGAGCAGATGGTCGACTTCACCATGCGCAGGATGTACGGGTAG